In Centropristis striata isolate RG_2023a ecotype Rhode Island chromosome 5, C.striata_1.0, whole genome shotgun sequence, a single genomic region encodes these proteins:
- the npbwr2b gene encoding neuropeptides B/W receptor type 2b produces the protein MENVSLHGGAPPVCNDSVDFYSLTSGNRSDLNCTPPSEFYFYADLYVILPVIYSVICAVGLTGNTAVIYVILKAPKMKTVTNMFILNLAIADDLFTLVLPINIAEHLLHYWPFGEVLCKVILSIDHYNIFSSIYFLTVMSIDRYLVVWATVRSKRMPYRTYRAAKIISFCVWVLVILIVMPFTVFASVYVNPNDGRKSCVLSFPSPESLWFKASRIYTLILGFAIPVSTICILYTMMLYKLRNMRLNSNAKALDKAKKKVTIMVFIVLAVCLFCWTPFHLSTIVALTTDLRTTPLLIGISYFITSLSYANSCLNPFLYAFLDDSFRKAFKKMLECRPA, from the coding sequence ATGGAGAACGTGTCCTTGCACGGCGGTGCGCCGCCAGTGTGCAACGACTCCGTGGACTTCTACTCCCTCACATCTGGCAACCGCAGCGACCTGAACTGCACTCCTCCCTCGGAGTTCTACTTCTACGCTGACCTTTACGTCATTTTGCCCGTCATCTACTCTGTGATCTGCGCAGTGGGACTGACGGGCAACACTGCTGTCATCTATGTGATCCTCAAAGCCCCCAAGATGAAAACAGTCACCAACATGTTCATCCTGAACTTGGCCATCGCCGACGATTTGTTCACTTTGGTGCTGCCAATCAACATCGCCGAACACTTGCTACACTACTGGCCTTTCGGTGAGGTTTTGTGCAAAGTCATCCTCAGCATAGACCACTACAACATCTTCTCCAGCATCTATTTCCTGACAGTAATGAGCATCGACCGATACCTGGTGGTTTGGGCCACAGTGAGGTCAAAGCGCATGCCTTACCGTACCTACCGAGCAGCCAAGATCATCTCCTTCTGCGTCTGGGTCCTCGTGATCCTCATCGTCATGCCTTTTACTGTTTTTGCCAGCGTCTATGTGAACCCGAACGATGGGAGGAAGAGCTGCGTGCTGAGCTTCCCCAGCCCTGAAAGTTTGTGGTTTAAAGCCAGCCGGATCTACACACTGATCCTGGGCTTCGCCATCCCGGTCTCCACCATCTGTATCTTATACACCATGATGCTCTACAAGCTGCGAAACATGCGGCTCAACAGCAACGCCAAGGCACTGGACAAGGCCAAGAAGAAAGTCACCATCATGGTGTTTATCGTCTTGGCCGTGTGCTTGTTCTGCTGGACGCCGTTCCACCTCAGCACCATCGTGGCTCTGACGACAGACCTGAGGACCACGCCGCTCCTGATCGGGATCTCCTATTTCATAACCAGCCTGAGCTATGCCAACTCCTGCCTCAACCCGTTCCTCTATGCCTTCCTGGATGACAGTTTCAGGAAAGCTTTTAAGAAAATGTTGGAATGTAGACCAGCCTGA